The genomic DNA CGGTATATGATGAGCTTGAAAGCAGTCAATTGTTAAATAGCTTTGATTTTTATTACATCACAAGCTCCGACATGAATGACATCAAACATGAAAATTTAAGACTATTTCACAGCGAAGTTATTGTGGAAAAAGACACAAGCATCATACAATCAGAACCCGAAAAAACCGAATATCTTCAGCTTATCCGAATTAAGGACGGAAAAGATGAATGCTTAATGAAATTAGCCACAAAAATTAAAAAAGAAGGAGGAAATGGAATTTTAGATTTATCCATACATTATTCATTAATCGGATTTACAGGAGACAACATACAAATTACTGCCACAGGAATGGGCGTATTAATCAAATGAATAAAAAGGAGGGAAATTAAATGGAAAACAAAGGAACTATCATTGTTCCAATAATAGGTTATATTATTTCATTATTTTATCCAATTATTGGATTACTGTTTGGAGCAGCACTTGTCTTTTTCAAAAAAGACACTCCCCTATATCAAAAACATGGAAGATTCATAATATTCTTTTCAATCATAGTATTTGTTATAAGAACAATTCTCCTTTTAGTATTCTCCCAATAACATCTTTTAACATTTATTTAATTTGAAAATGAGATTAATAATTAACCATTATTGATCTCATCCAATCTTTTTTTAAAACTTTCGTTATCTTTACAACCGCTAATCGCTTTTATCAGCATTTCCTTTTCAGAATCCACATCACCCTGTTTTTGATAAATATTTATTAGAGATTCATAGGCTTTTGTAGAATCCGGCAATGTAAAAATAACCTGCTTGTATAAAACAATAGCTTCATCAAGTTTTCCCTTACCCTCAAGATATTTGGCTTCACTCATCATATCTGAGATTGGTTTCAGTTTACTTTCACCTTTAGGTTTTGTTTTTCCTTCAACAGTTCTTAATCTGTCAAAAATATCCTTTGCCACGTTTTCATCAAAATTTTCACCAGTTTTTCTCTCCATTCTATCACCTTAAGGTAGTATTGTCAACATTTTCAATGCTATATACAATACCAAAATTGAAAATATGATCTTTAATTTCTTTTGAGGGACTTTATGAGCATAATTTGCACCGACTGATGCTAAAGGTACTGAAAACATTGCAATCAATACAAAATTGATTATACTGACATAACCTATGGAATATGGAAAAGTTGAAACTCCCCAGCCTGTAACCATATATGACAAAAATCCTCCAATGGCTGTCAGGCTAATAAATATTGAGGAGGTACCGATTGCCTCCAGCATTGAAAAACCCAAAAGGGATGTTAAAATAGCAATGAGAAATACTCCTCCCCCAACACCCAAAAGTCCTGATGAGAACCCTACAAGCAAACCAATAATTCCAATACTGATAAAATTAAATGGAATTCTTGCATCCTCTTTTTCCTTATTGATGTTTAAAAAATTATTGACTGCAATGAAAAGCAGCAAACATCCGAAAATAATTTCCAATATCTTTGATGGCAGTCCTGAGGCAACAAATCCTCCAATGACTCCACCCAGAATACCGAAAGCACCCAACTTCAATCCAGGCTCTATTATCCCTTCCATGGATTTGGAGTGCCTGTATGCTCCACTAAGTGATGTTGGAATGATTATTGCCAAACTTGTTCCCAAAGAAATCAGCATTGCCAAATCAGAATTTACACCTATATGCTGCAATAAAAAGTATTGGAGAGGAACGATTAGAAATCCTCCACCAACACCCAACAATCCTGATGCAAAACCTGCACAAATTCCTATCAATATCAGTCCAATGAAATATTCTACCGGAAACACAAACATCACTTATTTAAAGTATTAATATTAAATTATTGTTAATGAAAGTAAATAAAACTATCATAATTGGATTGATTTTTATAATACTGGCAGGCATCATTTTCATGACCGACTTGCTCAATCCGATTATAAGACCAATTACATATCTTTTTTTGATGGGATCCTCAAAAGGAAAGGATATAATATTCTTTGGATTGT from uncultured Methanobrevibacter sp. includes the following:
- a CDS encoding M48 family metallopeptidase, coding for MERKTGENFDENVAKDIFDRLRTVEGKTKPKGESKLKPISDMMSEAKYLEGKGKLDEAIVLYKQVIFTLPDSTKAYESLINIYQKQGDVDSEKEMLIKAISGCKDNESFKKRLDEINNG
- a CDS encoding sulfite exporter TauE/SafE family protein, whose product is MFPVEYFIGLILIGICAGFASGLLGVGGGFLIVPLQYFLLQHIGVNSDLAMLISLGTSLAIIIPTSLSGAYRHSKSMEGIIEPGLKLGAFGILGGVIGGFVASGLPSKILEIIFGCLLLFIAVNNFLNINKEKEDARIPFNFISIGIIGLLVGFSSGLLGVGGGVFLIAILTSLLGFSMLEAIGTSSIFISLTAIGGFLSYMVTGWGVSTFPYSIGYVSIINFVLIAMFSVPLASVGANYAHKVPQKKLKIIFSILVLYIALKMLTILP